A stretch of the Planktothricoides raciborskii GIHE-MW2 genome encodes the following:
- a CDS encoding NB-ARC domain-containing protein has translation MKPLAYIAFMNVTEVLQLADRLVFEQTGKHLDDLQETLIKGVWQGKTYNDIADECNHSESRVRDVGYKLWHILSDQLGEAVNKSNFIWTIKRFAKSDNNLQQVLLINSHINLCSNNPQNSAKTTEQNFANKSYYDLALAPKITHFCGRETELQTLSHWITNQNPHLISVLGLSGIGKTTLVKQFVDLNLPKFDLVIWKSIKLTPSLDTILTEILSATHPDPIQNQHNLTQFFNLLCEQKCLIVLDDVQELFTSGQFAGQYKPEFKDYKSFFTKIAEIDHQSLVILISQEQCQEMIGLDEELYPVKCLELQGLDSPAILKKLRLKDEASWLTLLNRYEGHPVYLKDIAILIKSIFGGKVSEFLQAESLLLTEDMKFLLSELLDRLSALEQQIVLEISKSNQPVSREYLRKAVSLSEINLINGLQSLKKRYLVKSIERDAILFDLSTVFREYLRNCG, from the coding sequence ATGAAACCGTTAGCCTACATAGCTTTTATGAATGTTACAGAAGTTTTACAATTGGCCGATCGCCTCGTATTCGAGCAGACGGGAAAACACTTAGACGATCTTCAGGAAACTCTGATTAAAGGAGTTTGGCAGGGAAAAACTTACAATGATATAGCCGATGAGTGTAATCATAGTGAAAGTCGAGTCAGAGATGTGGGGTATAAATTATGGCATATTTTGTCAGATCAATTAGGAGAAGCCGTTAATAAATCAAATTTTATTTGGACAATAAAAAGATTCGCGAAATCGGATAATAATTTACAGCAAGTCTTATTAATTAATAGTCATATTAATCTGTGCTCTAATAATCCTCAAAATTCTGCTAAAACTACTGAACAAAATTTTGCTAACAAATCCTACTACGATTTAGCCCTAGCGCCAAAAATTACCCATTTCTGCGGACGAGAAACTGAACTCCAAACCCTATCCCACTGGATAACCAATCAAAACCCCCATCTCATCTCAGTTTTGGGACTCAGTGGAATTGGTAAAACCACCCTGGTTAAACAGTTTGTTGACCTAAATTTACCAAAATTTGATCTGGTGATATGGAAAAGCATCAAACTCACTCCGTCTTTAGATACCATTCTGACGGAAATTTTAAGCGCAACTCATCCCGATCCTATTCAAAATCAGCATAACTTAACCCAATTTTTCAACCTGTTATGTGAGCAAAAATGTTTAATCGTCCTTGATGATGTCCAAGAGTTATTTACCAGCGGACAATTTGCCGGACAGTACAAACCAGAATTTAAAGACTATAAAAGCTTTTTCACAAAAATCGCCGAAATTGACCATCAAAGTCTTGTGATATTAATCAGTCAGGAACAATGCCAAGAGATGATTGGCTTAGATGAGGAGTTGTATCCGGTGAAATGTTTAGAATTACAGGGATTAGATAGTCCGGCTATTTTGAAAAAATTGAGATTAAAAGATGAGGCAAGCTGGTTAACCCTGCTAAACCGATACGAAGGGCATCCAGTTTATTTAAAAGATATTGCTATTTTAATTAAAAGTATTTTTGGGGGTAAAGTCTCTGAGTTTTTACAAGCAGAAAGTCTGCTGCTAACCGAAGATATGAAATTTCTCCTTAGTGAATTGTTAGATCGCTTATCCGCGCTGGAACAGCAAATTGTCTTAGAAATCAGTAAATCTAACCAACCTGTGTCAAGAGAGTATTTAAGAAAAGCTGTATCCTTATCCGAAATCAACTTGATTAATGGGTTACAATCTTTGAAAAAACGCTATTTAGTCAAATCAATCGAAAGGGATGCGATTTTGTTTGATTTATCTACGGTTTTTCGAGAATATCTGAGAAATTGTGGTTAA
- a CDS encoding Crp/Fnr family transcriptional regulator yields the protein MLTSVERLLFVRGVPIFKELRDDFLVRLASVMDELSFPKEYTIFTEGQEGRALYIVVSGRVRVHLGNRDLAELDEGACFGEMSLFDSEPRSASITTLEPCDCLVLTQQQLYDAIDETPGIAVNIIRLLSRRIRELNRKSQEGETHQKPVISK from the coding sequence ATGCTGACGAGCGTTGAGCGATTACTATTTGTCAGGGGCGTTCCAATTTTTAAAGAACTGCGTGACGATTTTCTGGTGCGGTTAGCATCGGTGATGGATGAATTGTCTTTTCCTAAAGAATATACTATTTTCACCGAAGGACAAGAAGGACGCGCTCTGTATATTGTGGTTTCGGGTCGAGTGCGGGTTCACTTGGGTAATCGAGATTTAGCGGAACTGGATGAGGGCGCTTGTTTTGGGGAGATGTCTTTGTTTGATTCTGAGCCCCGTTCGGCTTCTATTACGACTTTAGAACCTTGTGATTGCTTGGTTTTGACTCAGCAGCAACTTTATGATGCGATCGATGAAACCCCTGGAATTGCGGTTAATATTATTCGTCTCTTATCGCGGCGGATTAGAGAATTAAATCGGAAAAGTCAAGAAGGGGAAACGCATCAAAAACCAGTTATTTCAAAGTAA
- the murI gene encoding glutamate racemase produces MGVFDSGLGGLTVLTEVYRQMPNESILYFGDTARLPYGSRSPEEIIQFVREILHWMEPQGIKMAIVACNTSSALALETIQSEFDLPILGLIHPGARAALNKGRRIGVIATPATAASNAYRRAIQEIDPEARVWQVGCPEFVPLIESNRIHEPYTREVAREYLAPLMQQQIDTLVYGCTHYPFLAPVIQKILPRSVELVDPAVYVVAAAVRELELLGLTETRSPLPTRFCVSGCPEEFAQRAKQWLGFTPQVEKVNLNQAVQSSPVANP; encoded by the coding sequence ATTGGGGTGTTTGACAGTGGTTTGGGCGGGTTAACGGTTTTAACGGAAGTTTACCGACAAATGCCGAACGAATCCATCCTCTATTTCGGTGATACCGCCCGACTGCCTTATGGCAGCCGTTCCCCAGAGGAGATTATCCAGTTTGTCCGAGAAATTTTGCACTGGATGGAACCCCAGGGAATCAAAATGGCGATCGTTGCTTGTAACACCAGTTCCGCTTTAGCCCTGGAAACCATCCAATCAGAATTTGACTTGCCAATTTTGGGATTAATTCACCCTGGCGCCCGTGCCGCGCTCAACAAAGGACGCAGAATTGGGGTGATTGCCACTCCTGCGACCGCTGCCAGTAATGCCTATCGTCGCGCTATCCAGGAAATAGATCCAGAAGCCAGAGTCTGGCAAGTGGGCTGTCCTGAATTTGTCCCATTGATTGAAAGCAATCGGATCCATGAACCTTACACTAGGGAAGTCGCCAGAGAATATCTCGCCCCACTGATGCAGCAGCAGATTGATACATTGGTCTACGGTTGCACCCATTATCCTTTTTTGGCTCCGGTAATCCAGAAGATTTTGCCGCGATCGGTTGAACTTGTGGATCCAGCAGTCTATGTAGTCGCAGCAGCGGTGCGAGAACTAGAGCTACTCGGCTTAACCGAAACGCGATCGCCCCTACCCACGCGATTCTGTGTCAGTGGTTGTCCCGAAGAATTCGCCCAAAGAGCCAAGCAATGGCTGGGATTTACCCCTCAAGTGGAAAAAGTCAACCTAAATCAGGCGGTACAAAGCAGTCCCGTGGCTAATCCTTAG
- a CDS encoding radical SAM/SPASM domain-containing protein, translating to MPNNTRVSQLSYIWINLTSKCNNRCFYCYDAGHSVSEINTNTVIKILDLISELKLKQLILIGGEPTIHSNFLDILRLCSEKVKKPTIITNGFRFADELFCKDVCEIGVTGVLFSVLGPSATIHDAGTKRQGSFDQIVKGIENLRHLIDIDKIRTITTITKRNLINLKEIIDLNISFGLKRTIFNLCTPSILEKELDLCLNPTEYSAIIEDLYLYSKKNNHFIEIGTNVPKCLFKKELIENLISSGVIRFSPCQLYRSSGIQFLSDGSVTPCTHLYDEVLGNPIERGFSISEFMDWLNYSTPKDFRENMWRYPSEECKRCKEWGNCTGGCPLMWSKHNPTDFLQAILQ from the coding sequence ATGCCAAATAACACAAGAGTATCCCAGTTAAGTTATATATGGATTAATCTTACTTCTAAGTGTAATAATAGATGTTTCTATTGTTACGATGCTGGACATTCTGTCTCAGAAATAAATACTAACACTGTTATCAAAATCCTGGATTTAATTAGTGAATTAAAATTAAAGCAACTCATTTTGATTGGTGGTGAACCTACTATACATAGTAATTTTTTAGATATACTAAGGCTTTGCTCAGAAAAAGTAAAAAAACCGACTATTATCACAAATGGGTTTCGCTTTGCTGACGAGCTATTTTGTAAAGATGTCTGTGAAATCGGTGTAACGGGCGTATTGTTCTCTGTACTTGGGCCTAGTGCCACTATCCATGACGCTGGAACGAAGAGACAAGGAAGCTTTGACCAAATCGTAAAAGGAATTGAAAACTTAAGACATCTAATAGACATTGACAAGATTCGGACAATTACAACCATTACAAAACGCAACCTAATCAACCTTAAAGAAATTATTGATCTGAATATAAGTTTTGGCTTAAAGCGTACAATATTCAATCTTTGTACCCCTTCAATTCTTGAAAAAGAGTTAGATTTATGTTTGAATCCCACAGAGTATTCAGCAATTATTGAGGATTTGTATCTATACTCTAAAAAGAATAATCATTTTATAGAAATAGGAACAAATGTTCCAAAATGCCTTTTTAAAAAAGAACTAATCGAAAACTTGATATCAAGTGGTGTCATCAGATTTTCCCCATGTCAGCTATATCGATCATCAGGAATTCAATTTTTAAGCGATGGCTCAGTTACTCCCTGCACTCATCTTTACGACGAAGTGCTTGGGAATCCTATAGAAAGAGGTTTTTCTATTTCAGAATTTATGGATTGGCTGAATTATTCTACTCCAAAAGATTTCCGTGAAAATATGTGGAGATATCCATCTGAAGAATGCAAGAGATGCAAAGAATGGGGCAACTGCACTGGGGGTTGTCCATTAATGTGGAGCAAGCATAATCCTACCGACTTTTTGCAAGCTATTTTACAATAG
- the infC gene encoding translation initiation factor IF-3: MPVINKKHNRDLPQINERIRFPKIRVIDTNGDQLGILTPQEARQIAQERELDLVLVSDKADPPVCRVMDYGKYKFEQEKKVREAKKKQHNAEVKEVKMRYKIEEHDYQVRLNQAKRFLASGDKVKATIMFRGREIQHSDLAESLLQRMSKDLEEIADIQQSPKKEGRMMMMLLAPKK; this comes from the coding sequence ATGCCTGTGATTAACAAAAAACATAATCGAGATTTACCACAGATCAACGAAAGAATTCGCTTTCCCAAAATTCGGGTTATTGACACGAACGGCGACCAACTGGGGATTTTGACTCCTCAAGAGGCTCGACAAATTGCCCAAGAGAGAGAACTCGACTTGGTTTTAGTCAGCGATAAGGCGGATCCACCAGTCTGCCGAGTGATGGACTATGGCAAGTACAAGTTTGAGCAAGAGAAGAAAGTACGAGAAGCCAAGAAAAAACAGCATAATGCTGAAGTTAAGGAAGTGAAGATGCGCTATAAGATTGAAGAGCACGATTACCAAGTGCGTCTGAATCAAGCCAAGCGCTTCCTAGCATCAGGGGACAAGGTGAAAGCCACCATTATGTTCCGAGGCCGCGAAATTCAACATAGCGATCTGGCCGAGAGTCTGCTTCAGCGGATGTCAAAAGATTTGGAAGAAATAGCAGATATTCAGCAAAGTCCCAAAAAAGAGGGACGGATGATGATGATGTTACTCGCTCCTAAAAAATAA
- a CDS encoding UPF0175 family protein: MWDFPWVKNFAAIHGCYSAISTLADRLQLQNNNISRRFLELIAADHYSQGRIGAAEVHRMLNFSSRWETYQFLKDE; the protein is encoded by the coding sequence ATGTGGGACTTCCCATGGGTCAAGAATTTTGCGGCTATACATGGTTGTTACTCTGCAATTTCAACTCTAGCCGATCGACTACAACTGCAAAACAACAATATTTCCCGCCGATTTTTAGAACTGATTGCAGCAGATCACTATAGTCAAGGTCGGATTGGTGCCGCAGAAGTCCACAGAATGCTCAATTTTTCATCGCGATGGGAAACCTATCAATTCCTCAAAGATGAATAA
- a CDS encoding MFS transporter, with protein MELKDRRLAKGVLGRSVLQWLNLRPDEAERTGLMFAFYTTTSVGLLWLEATAVGLLLGEYGAGSLPWIYIAGAGLGSALGLFYSWLQKILPLRRVIVAIALLIAIPLIFCRFGLTVQGSILYGITVFLLRLWVESIYILNDLNTAIAANQLFNIREIKRTYPIVSSGILLADVVSGFSLPFILKWFGLPNVILAAFIMFCSGAGILYYLSDRYKQAFPDAPAHLIEDEETRFANKRLQGEQRGYVVPLIIFFLLSPILYLLIDFQFLSMLEAQSPSEESIASFIGIFNGSLGICEVMVQWFIASRLIERFGVFVSATILPIGIVAIGVIELFIILWFPGSSKGQIAFVIFAGLVALKFWNELFHYTLSEASGPVLYQPLPDSNRNRLQSFIGGVLKPLCNGLTGLAMLGIIGLCRWVVSNISGADQWQNLQDLLFLALIVASAVTWLFAIGIIRSRYVRLLVSSAERGRLGVSDVDMRTFKRTVIENLEKPGSLEDKRSCIELLSQIDPENVGEVLAPLLLEMPPALQSQSLETMLNHPKPTQLQAVKALIDQPSLSPEVLALGLRFFWLMESEQDLEQLRPYLQQEIDPVVRGTAAALIMRRGNREQKAEATNTLRRMVTHKQERERVMGCRALGEADYLQGLRLYIPNLLQDESIRVRCALLEVIASTRLEEYYFSLLRGLYYKSTRESAMRALVRLGNEVSGRLVALAEDIHKPELVRLHAWNVLGEMGTRESLDLLVLHLASSWGHTRRNILRILLKRPNDSGIERVLDVFGRSGVEIFIEQELMFMGQVYAALVEIPEEAVSGREANLLRSGLRDLLSDASDRLFLLMRFLYPTERIQAASFNLKSGQRSNIARGLEILDNTFDLPSKRVLLNVLDRQSDREKLEHLSPMIDYQNMTPSDRVRRLLELRHFLSDWPLACCFHLARVQRWSLTPESTLACLRHPKGFVREAVLAYLRLASPRALAELLPMMKNDPDRLVAAQVREMMKDLGVSDSTQSRYGNSLQDSRIVNYPGMAGFEGT; from the coding sequence ATGGAATTGAAAGATCGGCGTTTAGCTAAGGGTGTATTGGGACGATCGGTGCTGCAATGGCTGAATTTGCGGCCAGATGAAGCAGAACGAACTGGGTTGATGTTCGCGTTTTATACCACTACTTCGGTGGGACTGCTGTGGTTGGAAGCGACTGCGGTGGGTCTGCTGTTGGGAGAGTATGGGGCGGGATCGCTGCCTTGGATTTATATTGCCGGAGCGGGCTTGGGTTCGGCTTTGGGCTTGTTTTATTCTTGGCTGCAAAAAATTCTGCCTCTGCGTCGGGTGATTGTGGCGATCGCCCTGTTAATCGCGATTCCCCTGATTTTCTGCCGCTTTGGTTTGACGGTGCAAGGTTCGATTCTTTACGGCATCACGGTCTTTTTGTTGCGACTGTGGGTGGAAAGTATTTATATTTTGAATGACTTGAATACCGCGATCGCCGCCAATCAACTATTTAATATTCGGGAAATCAAGCGGACTTATCCCATTGTCAGTAGTGGCATCTTACTGGCTGATGTAGTTAGCGGCTTTTCTCTGCCGTTTATTCTCAAATGGTTTGGCCTGCCTAATGTGATTTTGGCGGCATTTATCATGTTTTGTAGCGGGGCTGGTATTCTGTATTATTTGAGCGATCGCTACAAACAAGCCTTTCCCGACGCTCCGGCACACCTAATCGAAGACGAAGAAACCCGGTTTGCCAACAAACGCCTCCAAGGAGAACAACGGGGCTATGTGGTGCCACTAATTATCTTTTTTCTTTTGTCGCCCATTCTCTATCTGCTGATTGACTTCCAATTCCTGAGTATGTTGGAAGCCCAAAGCCCATCAGAAGAAAGTATCGCCAGCTTTATCGGCATCTTCAATGGGAGCTTAGGCATTTGTGAAGTCATGGTTCAATGGTTTATTGCCAGTCGATTAATTGAAAGATTTGGCGTCTTTGTCTCGGCGACAATTCTACCAATTGGCATTGTGGCGATCGGGGTGATAGAACTCTTCATCATCCTCTGGTTTCCCGGCAGCAGCAAGGGTCAAATCGCCTTTGTCATCTTTGCCGGTTTAGTGGCGCTAAAATTTTGGAATGAACTGTTTCACTACACCCTCTCCGAAGCCAGTGGCCCCGTATTATACCAGCCCCTGCCAGATAGCAATCGCAATCGCTTACAATCATTCATTGGCGGAGTCCTCAAGCCTCTGTGTAATGGCCTCACCGGGTTAGCCATGCTGGGAATTATCGGGTTATGTCGCTGGGTAGTCAGCAACATCTCAGGGGCAGATCAGTGGCAGAATCTACAAGATTTATTATTTTTAGCCTTGATTGTCGCCAGTGCGGTGACTTGGCTATTTGCCATAGGAATTATTCGCTCTCGGTATGTGCGTTTATTGGTTTCCAGTGCGGAACGAGGACGCCTCGGTGTCTCGGACGTGGATATGCGGACTTTTAAGCGCACGGTGATTGAAAACCTGGAAAAGCCAGGTTCTTTGGAAGACAAACGTTCCTGCATTGAACTCCTGAGTCAAATTGACCCAGAAAATGTTGGAGAAGTCCTGGCACCGTTGCTGCTGGAAATGCCACCGGCTTTACAAAGTCAAAGCTTAGAGACAATGCTGAACCATCCCAAGCCAACCCAACTCCAAGCGGTCAAAGCTTTGATCGATCAACCGTCTCTCTCTCCAGAAGTTTTGGCCTTGGGGCTACGCTTTTTCTGGCTGATGGAGTCCGAGCAAGACCTGGAGCAACTGCGACCATATCTGCAACAGGAAATCGATCCGGTGGTGCGCGGAACTGCCGCTGCCTTGATTATGCGCCGTGGCAACCGCGAACAAAAAGCGGAGGCGACGAATACGTTGCGGCGAATGGTGACGCACAAACAGGAACGGGAACGAGTGATGGGTTGCCGCGCTTTGGGAGAAGCGGATTATTTACAAGGGTTGCGGCTTTATATTCCTAATTTGTTGCAGGATGAGTCGATTCGAGTGCGCTGTGCTTTGCTGGAAGTGATTGCTTCCACCCGATTAGAGGAATATTATTTCTCTCTGTTGCGGGGACTTTACTACAAGTCTACTCGCGAGTCGGCGATGCGAGCTTTGGTGCGATTGGGCAATGAGGTGTCAGGGCGATTAGTGGCTTTGGCCGAAGATATCCATAAGCCAGAGTTGGTCAGATTGCACGCTTGGAATGTGTTGGGAGAAATGGGCACCCGGGAATCTCTGGATTTGTTGGTGCTGCATTTAGCTAGTTCTTGGGGGCATACTCGCCGGAATATTCTGCGGATTTTGCTGAAGCGACCGAATGATTCGGGGATTGAACGAGTTTTAGATGTGTTTGGTCGTTCCGGGGTGGAGATTTTTATTGAGCAAGAGTTGATGTTTATGGGTCAGGTCTATGCGGCTTTGGTGGAAATCCCCGAGGAAGCGGTTTCTGGTCGAGAAGCGAATTTGCTGCGTTCCGGGTTGAGAGATTTGTTGTCCGATGCGAGCGATCGCCTCTTTTTATTGATGCGATTCCTTTATCCCACGGAACGAATTCAAGCGGCTTCATTTAATCTGAAGTCCGGTCAACGGTCGAATATTGCTCGCGGTTTAGAAATTTTAGACAATACCTTCGATCTTCCCAGTAAGCGAGTGTTGCTGAATGTGTTGGATCGCCAATCCGATCGCGAAAAGCTGGAGCATTTGTCGCCGATGATTGACTACCAGAATATGACCCCGAGCGATCGCGTCCGCCGATTATTAGAGTTACGACACTTTTTGTCGGACTGGCCCTTAGCCTGCTGTTTTCACTTAGCCCGTGTCCAGCGTTGGAGTCTGACTCCTGAATCCACCTTAGCCTGTTTGCGCCATCCCAAGGGTTTTGTCCGCGAAGCGGTCTTAGCCTATCTCCGATTAGCGTCCCCTCGGGCTTTGGCGGAATTGCTGCCGATGATGAAAAACGACCCCGATCGCTTGGTGGCAGCGCAAGTACGAGAAATGATGAAAGATTTAGGGGTGAGCGATTCTACTCAATCCCGTTACGGCAATTCTTTACAGGATAGCCGGATTGTTAACTATCCCGGAATGGCTGGTTTTGAAGGCACATAA